The Lycium barbarum isolate Lr01 chromosome 12, ASM1917538v2, whole genome shotgun sequence genome includes a region encoding these proteins:
- the LOC132622098 gene encoding uncharacterized protein LOC132622098 isoform X2, producing MKDEDALPISTPTAPSSSTSKKETCSSAIFGRGRYKFWAFAAILLLAFWSMLTGTFTLRWSAGNLNAISDDIDIPLPEDLDVLEMEERERLVKHMWDVYTNSRGIKLPKFWQEAFEAAYEELTNDVPGVPEEAIFEIAKMSVRYIPIESPPLHSSDIKEVQ from the exons ATGAAGGATGAGGATGCGCTTCCAATATCAACGCCGACGGCACCGTCATCATCAACTTCCAAAAAGGAAACTTGCTCTTCCGCGATTTTCGGAAGAGGTCGTTACAAGTTTTGGGCATTTGCGGCTATCTTATTGTTAGCTTTCTGGTCTATGCTTACCGGTACTTTTACTCTCCGTTGGTCCGCCGGTAACCTCAATGCTATCTCTGATGACATCGACATTCCCCTCCCCGAAGATCTCGACGTTCTC GAAATGGAAGAAAGGGAGAGGTTAGTGAAGCATATGTGGGATGTATACACAAACAGCCGTGGGATCAAATTGCCAAAGTTTTGGCAGGAAGCATTTGAGGCTGCCTACGAGGAGTTAACCAATGACGTTCCTGGAGTTCCCGAGGAAGCCATTTTTGAGATTGCTAAGATGTCTGTACGCTACATTCCTATTGAATCACCACCTCTCCATTCATCG GACATAAAGGAGGTTCAGTGA
- the LOC132622098 gene encoding uncharacterized protein LOC132622098 isoform X1, whose product MKDEDALPISTPTAPSSSTSKKETCSSAIFGRGRYKFWAFAAILLLAFWSMLTGTFTLRWSAGNLNAISDDIDIPLPEDLDVLEMEERERLVKHMWDVYTNSRGIKLPKFWQEAFEAAYEELTNDVPGVPEEAIFEIAKMSVRYIPIESPPLHSSGIRELSLRQMKRELTTATGRKL is encoded by the exons ATGAAGGATGAGGATGCGCTTCCAATATCAACGCCGACGGCACCGTCATCATCAACTTCCAAAAAGGAAACTTGCTCTTCCGCGATTTTCGGAAGAGGTCGTTACAAGTTTTGGGCATTTGCGGCTATCTTATTGTTAGCTTTCTGGTCTATGCTTACCGGTACTTTTACTCTCCGTTGGTCCGCCGGTAACCTCAATGCTATCTCTGATGACATCGACATTCCCCTCCCCGAAGATCTCGACGTTCTC GAAATGGAAGAAAGGGAGAGGTTAGTGAAGCATATGTGGGATGTATACACAAACAGCCGTGGGATCAAATTGCCAAAGTTTTGGCAGGAAGCATTTGAGGCTGCCTACGAGGAGTTAACCAATGACGTTCCTGGAGTTCCCGAGGAAGCCATTTTTGAGATTGCTAAGATGTCTGTACGCTACATTCCTATTGAATCACCACCTCTCCATTCATCG GGAATACGTGAGTTAAGTCTAAGGCAAATGAAGAGGGAGCTGACAACTGCAACAGGGAGAAAGTTATGA